CGTCGGCGTCGCGGGCCGCGACGGGAGCGGATCGGCGGGATGCCACGAACCAGAGGGATGAGGGCCTGGCTGTCGTGGAGGTTGGCGGCGGAGATGCCGATCGACAGGGGCAGACCCTGCCGGTCGACGATGAGGTGGATTTTCGATCCCTTCTTGCCGCGGTCGGTCGGATTCGGTCCCGTCAGCTGCCCCCTTTGAGGGCGCGGACACTGACGGAGTCGATCGCACACTGCGTCCAGTCCAGCCCGCCCTGGGCGCCGAGTTCGTCCAGGACCAGGCGATGGAGTTTGGCCCACACCCGGGCTTCGGTCCACTCGGTGAACCGGCGAAAGGCGGTCACCCCCGACAACCCGAAGCCCGGCGGCAGTTGGTTCCATGTGCAGCCTGAGGTGGCCACGAAGATGATCGCGGCGAGCACCTCGCGGCCCCCGCGCCGGCGATGGCCTCCACCCTGCGGGCGAACCGGCGCCGGCGGCACCACTCGCTGGAACAACTCCCATAAGTCTTCCGGCGCCATCCGCTCGACGAGCGCAGCAGTCATCACCCCAGACTGCCGCAAAATCACGCCAACTGAAATGGCTTCTAAAGCGCGTCCCCCAGCGCGGCGCGTCCCTTGCTTGACGCGCCCCGTTCGGGTGCGGGTGTGTGGGGGCTTGTCGCGCAGTTCCCCGCGCCCCTGAAAGCGCCTCCGCTGCGTGGTGCGTCCCGTCGGGGTGTGTTCTCGGGTGGTCTGGACGTGGGGGAGACTGCGTCGTAACGTCGGCGCGAGTGTGCTAACTATCAGTGCTAGTTTTGTGTTGCCGGAGGCCCGCATGTCCGCAAGCGCCCGCATCCCTCTGCCGCCCTTCGACCCCGCCGACCCCCTCGGCATCGACGACCTCCTCGACCCCGAGGACCTCGCGATCCGGGACACCGTCCGGACCTGGGCCACCGACCGCGTCCTGCCGCACATCGCCGACTGGTACGAGAAGGGTGAGCTGCCCGGTATTCGCCAGCTGGCCCGGGAGCTGGGTTCGCTCGGGGCCCTCGGGATGTCCCTGGAGGGATACGGCTGCGCAGGGGCCAGCGCCGTGCAGTACGGGCTCGCCTGCCTGGAGCTGGAGGCCGCCGACTCCGGCATCCGCTCCCTCGTCTCCGTGCAGGGCTCCCTCGCCATGTACGCCATCCACCGCTTCGGCTCCGAGGAGCAGAAGCAGCGATGGCTGCCGGGCATGGCCGCGGGCGAGATCATCGGCTGCTTCGGCCTGACCGAGCCGGACCACGGCTCCGACCCGGCGTCCATGCGTACGCACGCGAAGAAGGACGGCACCGACTGGGTGCTCAGCGGCCGGAAGATGTGGATCACGAACGGGTCGGTGGCCGGGGTCGCCGTCGTCTGGGCCCAGACCGAGGACGGGATCAGGGGGTTCGTCGTACCGACCGATGCTCAGGGGTTCTCGGCGCCGGAAATCAAGCACAAGTGGTCGCTGCGCGCGAGCGTCACCAGCGAGCTGGTCCTCGACGAGGTGCGGCTGCCCGGGGACGCGGTGCTGCCCGAGGTCGTCGGCCTCAAGGGCCCACTGAGCTGTCTCTCGCACGCGCGCTACGGCATCGTCTGGGGCGCGATGGGCGCGGCCCGGTCCTCCTTCGAGGCCGCCGTCGACTACGCGAGCAGCCGCGAGCAGTTCGGCCGGGCCATCGGCGGTTTCCAGCTCACCCAGGCCAAGATCGCCGACATGGCGGTCGAGCTGCACAAGGGCATCCTGCTCGCCCACCACCTGGGCCGGCGCATGGACGCGGGGAAGCTGCGTCCCGAGCAGATCAGCTTCGGCAAGCTCAACAACGCCCGTGAGGCGATCGAGATCTGCCGCACGGCCAGGACCATCCTGGGCGCCAACGGGATCTCGCTGGAGTACCCCGTCATGCGGCACGCGACGAACCTCGAGTCCGTCCTCACGTACGAGGGCACGTCCGAGATGCATCAGCTGGTACTGGGCAAGGCGCTCACCGGTCTCGACGCGTTCCGGTGAGCGGCCTCGCCTAGCTCTGGTTGAAGAAGCCGTCCGTCGCGCGGCTGCCGGCCTCGCCGTTGACGATCTGGGTGTCGGCAGGCGTGAGCAGGAAGACCCGCGTGGCCACGCGCTCGATCGAACCGCGCAGGCCGAAGGTGAGGCCCGCCGCGAAGTCGACCACGCGCTTGGCGTCGGTGGGCTCCATGGACGTCAGGTTCATGATGACCGGGACGCCGTCCCGGAAGAGCTCACCGATGCGGCGGGCGTCCCGGAAGCTGTCCGGGGTCACGGTCCCGATCCGGTGTTCCTGCTCCTGGGCCTTCTCGCTCGCCACCCGCACACGCGGGTCGGTGACCCAGGCCTCCGGCTGGTCGGGTCCCTCGCTCCGGTCGTCTTCGTAGCCGTCGTCGTAGTAACGCTCGTCGTTGTTGTCGTCGACGAGGCCAAGCCAAGCACTCGCCTTGCGCACCGATCCCATGGACGCCTCCTCTCGCAGCGGTTTCCCTGAATTCCGCATCCCTATCGTCGTCCATGATGCGGATGATGCGCCAAGTGGATAGTCGCCGCGCGGGGTTTTCGTGACGGTACTGGTGCAGAGTCAACACGCCGATGTGCGGTGCGCTCCAAGGGTCGTGCTGTGTACGGCTGCTGACACTGAGTGAAATATGATTCTTCACGGCGTATGGGTGACGGCCGGTGCGTACGGGTGAACGAGACGATGGCTACGATGCCGGGGTTGATCGCACACGGGCTCGGGGGAGTCGTCTTGTTCGGAATCGTCAGGCCCTGCAGCCACCGCCTCGGCGAAGGGCTCAAGACCCAGTGGATGGCGCACCTGTGCGGGCTCTGCCTCGCGCTGCGCGGCGACCACGGGCAGTTCGCCCGCGTCGTCACCAACTACGACGGCCTGATCATCTCGGTTCTGACGGAGGCTCAGGCGGAGCGGTCGACCGGCCGGCGGCGCACCGCGGGGCCCTGCCCGCTGCGCGGGATGCGGACTGCCTCCGTCGCGCAGGGGGAGGGGGCGCGGCTCGCCGCCGCCGTCTCGCTGGTGCTCGCGTCGGCGAAGGTCCGTGACCATGTCGTCGACGGTGACGGGCTCCTGGCGCGCAGGCCGGTGGCTGTCGCCGCGTGTCGCGTGGCGCGGAACTGGGACCGGGCGGGCGCCCGGACCGGCGCCGATGTGGGGTTCGACACGGCGGTCCTGGTCGACGCCGTCGAACGGCAGGCCGGCGTCGAGGCCTTGGCGGGCCCCGGCACCTCCCTGCTCGCGGTCACCGAGCCGACGGAGTCCGCGACCGCCGCGGCCTTCGCGCACACCGCCGTGCTCGCCGGGCGGCCCGGCAACGCGGCGCCGCTCGCCGAGGCGGGCCGCCTCTTCGGCAGGCTCGCCCACCTGCTCGACGCCGTCGAGGACAAGGAAGCTGACGCCGCGTCGGGCGCGTGGAACCCGCTCACCGCGACCGGCACGTCCCTGGCCGAGGCGCGCCGCCTCGCCGACGACGCGCTGCACGGCATCAGGCTCGCACTGCGTGACGCCGAGTTCACCGACGGCAAGCTGGCGCACCGGCTGCTCGCGCACGAGCTCGGCACGTCGATCGACCGGGCCTTCGGCACGGTGGCGTGCGGGCACGGGGGCGCCTCGCACGAGGTGACGGCGCATCAGGGCGGGGGCTTCGGGCCGCCGCAGGGGGGTGCGTACGGTACTCCGCCGCAGGGCGGGCCTTACGGCGGCGGGAATCCGTACGGGGGTGGCAACCCGTACGGGGGCGGGGCTTCCGGCGGGCCCGGCGGTTTCGACGGCCCTGGCGGCGTCGGGGGCGGGCCCGCCTTCGAACCGCAGCCGCCGAAGCCCGGCAAGCGCGGCTTCTGGGCGGGGTGTGCCGTCGCCATCGGGCTCTGCTGCACCTGCAAGATGTGCTGCGCCGACTCGTACGAGGGTCCATGGTCCCGCAAGAAGCGCGAGGGCTGCTGCAACAACTGCGGCGACTGCGACTGCGGCTGCTGCGGCATCTGCGAGTGCTGCTCCTGCTGTGACTGCGGGCTGTAGCCGGAGCCGGGGCGCGTGACCGGGCGTCAGCTCTTGATCTCCGGCGGTGAGATCCGCGACTTCTCGATCGCCGAGCCCTGCGTGCCCCACTTCTTCAGGATGCGGTCGTACGTGCCGTCCTTGATCAGCTGGTCGACCGCGGCCCGGAAGGCCGGGGCCAGCTCCGACCCCTTCTTGAAGGCGAAGCCGACGTCGAGCCGCCGGTACTCGCCGAGGAACTTCAGGCCCTCCTGCTGTTTCACGGCGTACCGCAGACCGTTGAGGGTGGACATCACCACGTCGGCCCTGCCCTGCTGGAGCGCGGCCCAGATCGCGCCCTGCTCGGCGTACGTCTTCACGCTGTACGGCTTCTCGCCCGCCTCCTCGCAGACGTGCTTGTTGTCCTCCAGCGTGACCTCGAAGGTGGTGCCCGCGCCGGTCGCCACGTTCAGGCCGCACAGCTGCTCGAAGTCGGTGACCTTCCTCAGCTTGCTGTCCTTCCGGACGGCGAAGCCCTGCCCGTCGTTGATGTACGTGACGAAGTCGATGGTCTTCCTGCGCTCGTCGGTCACGCCGAAGTTGCCGGTGCCCAGGTCGTACTTGCCGCTGCCCAGGGCCGGCAGGATCGCCTCGAAGCTCGCGGCCTCCCGCTCCAGCCTCAGGCCGAGGACCTTGGCGACGGCATCGGCGAAGTCGATGTCCTGGCCGACGACGGTCCTGCCGTCCTCCAGGTAGAGCGCGCCGGGCGGCGTGCCGCCGACGGAGGAGGCGACCGAGAGCGAGCCGCGGTCGCGTATGTCGTCCGGGAGCAGGCGCGCCGCCTTCCCGTCCTTCCCGACCGAGGCCACCACGTCCGTGGTCGGGATCTTCGCGC
The window above is part of the Streptomyces venezuelae genome. Proteins encoded here:
- a CDS encoding IS5 family transposase (programmed frameshift), producing MTAALVERMAPEDLWELFQRVVPPAPVRPQGGGHRRRGGREVLAAIIFVATSGCTWNQLPPGFGLSGVTAFRRFTEWTEARVWAKLHRLVLDELGAQGGLDWTQCAIDSVSVRALKGQLTGPNPTDRGKKGSKIHLIVDRQGLPLSIGISAANLHDSQALIPLVRGIPPIRSRRGPRRRRPGKLHGDKGYDYRHLRRWLASRGIRHRLARKGIESSQHLGRHRWVVERTVSWLSGCRRLHRRYERKPQHFLAFTAIAATLICHRRLTK
- a CDS encoding acyl-CoA dehydrogenase family protein; translation: MSASARIPLPPFDPADPLGIDDLLDPEDLAIRDTVRTWATDRVLPHIADWYEKGELPGIRQLARELGSLGALGMSLEGYGCAGASAVQYGLACLELEAADSGIRSLVSVQGSLAMYAIHRFGSEEQKQRWLPGMAAGEIIGCFGLTEPDHGSDPASMRTHAKKDGTDWVLSGRKMWITNGSVAGVAVVWAQTEDGIRGFVVPTDAQGFSAPEIKHKWSLRASVTSELVLDEVRLPGDAVLPEVVGLKGPLSCLSHARYGIVWGAMGAARSSFEAAVDYASSREQFGRAIGGFQLTQAKIADMAVELHKGILLAHHLGRRMDAGKLRPEQISFGKLNNAREAIEICRTARTILGANGISLEYPVMRHATNLESVLTYEGTSEMHQLVLGKALTGLDAFR
- a CDS encoding cell division protein SepF, which codes for MGSVRKASAWLGLVDDNNDERYYDDGYEDDRSEGPDQPEAWVTDPRVRVASEKAQEQEHRIGTVTPDSFRDARRIGELFRDGVPVIMNLTSMEPTDAKRVVDFAAGLTFGLRGSIERVATRVFLLTPADTQIVNGEAGSRATDGFFNQS
- a CDS encoding DUF5685 family protein, whose amino-acid sequence is MFGIVRPCSHRLGEGLKTQWMAHLCGLCLALRGDHGQFARVVTNYDGLIISVLTEAQAERSTGRRRTAGPCPLRGMRTASVAQGEGARLAAAVSLVLASAKVRDHVVDGDGLLARRPVAVAACRVARNWDRAGARTGADVGFDTAVLVDAVERQAGVEALAGPGTSLLAVTEPTESATAAAFAHTAVLAGRPGNAAPLAEAGRLFGRLAHLLDAVEDKEADAASGAWNPLTATGTSLAEARRLADDALHGIRLALRDAEFTDGKLAHRLLAHELGTSIDRAFGTVACGHGGASHEVTAHQGGGFGPPQGGAYGTPPQGGPYGGGNPYGGGNPYGGGASGGPGGFDGPGGVGGGPAFEPQPPKPGKRGFWAGCAVAIGLCCTCKMCCADSYEGPWSRKKREGCCNNCGDCDCGCCGICECCSCCDCGL
- a CDS encoding ABC transporter substrate-binding protein, translating into MSTPLQSRRIPAAFALITAATLVLTGCGSGGDAAGSAGGAAPAGGSAKIPTTDVVASVGKDGKAARLLPDDIRDRGSLSVASSVGGTPPGALYLEDGRTVVGQDIDFADAVAKVLGLRLEREAASFEAILPALGSGKYDLGTGNFGVTDERRKTIDFVTYINDGQGFAVRKDSKLRKVTDFEQLCGLNVATGAGTTFEVTLEDNKHVCEEAGEKPYSVKTYAEQGAIWAALQQGRADVVMSTLNGLRYAVKQQEGLKFLGEYRRLDVGFAFKKGSELAPAFRAAVDQLIKDGTYDRILKKWGTQGSAIEKSRISPPEIKS